The following proteins come from a genomic window of Streptomyces sp. NBC_01716:
- a CDS encoding IS3 family transposase (programmed frameshift): MSGLRSWRRRTTSVPAPRKYPDELRERAVREVRTTGRPVAHVAKDLGIHKEALRGWVRQAEADAGERDDRLSTAELDELRQLRKENAELRRANEILKAASVFFCPGDRPSPDEAEQVIDHLREKGLGVDPVCRELDLSPSTYFARKKRPKSARRLRDEQLMPMIEQTHAESGGTYGARRITRALRRNGIKVARCTVERLMAELGIEGVIRGRRRRTTVSEPSAPRPPDLVDRDFTADGPDRLWVADMTYVRTWSGWAYVAFVLDVFSRMIVGWRIANHMRTELPLDALEMALWRRRIKKDSGLVHHSGRGSQYVSIRYTDRLSDIGASASVGSVADSYDNAMAEALNGTFKAELIEMQGPWRDVDQVERAIFQWVTWYNEERLHSALDYVPPAEYERDFSQNLEQVPQSA; this comes from the exons ATGTCAGGGTTACGATCCTGGCGAAGGAGAACCACATCAGTGCCAGCACCACGGAAATACCCCGATGAACTGCGTGAGCGGGCGGTCCGCGAGGTCCGCACCACAGGCCGCCCCGTCGCGCACGTTGCGAAGGACCTCGGCATCCACAAGGAAGCCTTGCGCGGCTGGGTCCGCCAGGCCGAGGCGGATGCCGGTGAACGCGACGACCGGCTGAGTACGGCCGAACTCGACGAACTCAGGCAACTCCGCAAGGAGAACGCCGAGTTGAGGCGGGCCAATGAGATTCTGAAGGCCGCTTCGGTGT TTTTTTGCCCAGGAGATCGACCGTCCCCGGACGAGGCCGAGCAGGTGATCGACCACCTGCGCGAGAAGGGCCTCGGGGTCGATCCCGTCTGCCGGGAGCTGGACCTGTCGCCGTCGACGTACTTCGCCCGCAAGAAGCGCCCGAAGTCCGCCCGCCGACTGCGGGACGAACAGCTCATGCCCATGATCGAGCAGACCCACGCCGAGTCCGGCGGGACTTACGGAGCCCGCAGGATCACCCGCGCGCTGCGGCGCAATGGCATCAAGGTGGCCCGCTGCACGGTCGAGCGCCTGATGGCCGAGCTCGGCATCGAGGGCGTCATCCGCGGCCGGCGCCGGCGAACCACCGTCAGCGAGCCGTCGGCGCCGAGGCCGCCGGACCTGGTCGACCGGGACTTCACCGCCGACGGCCCCGACCGGCTCTGGGTCGCCGACATGACCTATGTCAGAACCTGGTCCGGCTGGGCTTACGTCGCCTTCGTCCTGGACGTGTTCTCCCGCATGATCGTCGGCTGGCGGATTGCGAACCATATGCGGACCGAACTCCCCCTGGACGCATTGGAGATGGCGCTCTGGCGTCGGCGGATCAAGAAGGACTCCGGCCTGGTCCACCACTCCGGCAGGGGGTCGCAATACGTATCAATTCGCTACACGGACCGGCTGTCGGACATCGGCGCCTCCGCGTCGGTCGGCTCCGTCGCGGACTCGTACGACAACGCCATGGCCGAGGCACTGAACGGCACCTTCAAAGCTGAGTTGATCGAAATGCAGGGCCCCTGGCGGGACGTCGACCAGGTCGAGCGAGCGATCTTCCAATGGGTCACGTGGTACAACGAAGAGCGTCTCCACTCCGCTCTCGATTACGTACCGCCCGCCGAGTACGAACGGGACTTCTCGCAGAACCTGGAACAAGTCCCGCAGTCCGCCTGA
- a CDS encoding aldehyde dehydrogenase family protein, with the protein MAAISPFAPQLEADIDAATRMFIGGEWVTAQGGETFDVHDPADGRVIAHVPAAQPADVDAAVAAARAAFAPAGPWRTMTPQIRGRLLWKLADLVERDAERLSAIDSVDSGKPMDEMRYFDIPFSADVLRYYAGWATKITGDTIPISYPAGHGGTFHAYTLKEPVGVVAAIVPWNLPLLMAIKKLAPALATGCTIVVKPAEQTPLSIAALTRLTIEASFPPGADCHLVVLSDSHSSVFSSGPQSRWSIGELWTLGRAPDEIY; encoded by the coding sequence ATGGCTGCCATTTCCCCCTTCGCCCCCCAGCTCGAGGCGGACATCGACGCCGCCACCCGGATGTTCATCGGTGGCGAATGGGTCACCGCGCAAGGCGGTGAGACCTTCGACGTCCACGACCCGGCCGACGGCCGGGTGATCGCCCACGTGCCTGCCGCGCAGCCGGCCGACGTCGACGCCGCGGTGGCCGCGGCACGTGCCGCATTCGCCCCCGCGGGACCGTGGCGCACGATGACGCCGCAAATACGCGGCCGGCTGCTCTGGAAGCTGGCCGATCTCGTCGAGCGCGATGCCGAGCGACTCTCGGCGATCGACTCGGTCGACAGCGGCAAGCCCATGGACGAGATGCGCTACTTCGACATCCCCTTCTCGGCCGACGTACTCCGGTACTACGCCGGCTGGGCCACCAAGATCACCGGCGACACCATCCCGATCTCCTACCCGGCCGGCCACGGCGGCACCTTCCACGCCTACACGCTGAAGGAGCCTGTCGGCGTCGTCGCGGCGATCGTGCCGTGGAACCTGCCTCTCCTGATGGCGATCAAGAAGCTGGCACCTGCCCTGGCCACCGGCTGCACGATCGTCGTCAAGCCGGCCGAGCAGACCCCGCTGTCCATCGCGGCGCTGACCCGGCTGACCATAGAGGCGAGCTTCCCGCCGGGTGCTGACTGTCACTTGGTTGTCCTGAGCGATTCTCACTCCAGTGTCTTTTCCTCTGGGCCGCAGAGCCGTTGGAGCATAGGAGAGTTGTGGACCCTGGGTCGGGCACCCGATGAGATTTACTGA
- a CDS encoding DUF4238 domain-containing protein, whose protein sequence is MPQSYLARFGRGDMVRVRRRYPPKTHLANVKNVAAETGFYTITDDNGMPSTAIEHELSGLEGQGLAALRRIDETGMPPAAGTDDRELLCLYLAVQMARTPRKRTGPLFGRNVTAYAHGRVVDLALMTEYLTRRHLGHLPREAEAQGACDYYHGTRAMNGGNDPTHDEAVAVTLSSVRVCIPHYRARHWRLETSRKPIFLTSDAPLVLWRPETPSDAYQGFGLEGAHEIRFPVSPTAQLVLTPGHGTSADEVKLSRVRSCNQDLTDSCEQVVIGHPDRHAALDKVQLSKRGPTLRFNTAPGIRKNPDGTEEPMGDILHMYTTRR, encoded by the coding sequence GTGCCTCAGAGCTACTTGGCACGGTTCGGGCGGGGCGACATGGTCAGGGTGAGACGCCGGTATCCACCAAAGACGCACCTCGCCAACGTCAAGAACGTTGCAGCCGAGACCGGGTTCTATACGATCACTGACGATAACGGCATGCCCTCCACGGCCATCGAGCACGAGCTCAGCGGCCTGGAAGGGCAGGGGCTTGCCGCCCTGCGCCGAATAGACGAGACGGGAATGCCTCCAGCCGCCGGCACCGACGACCGTGAACTGCTCTGCCTCTACCTGGCTGTTCAGATGGCCAGGACCCCGCGGAAGCGCACAGGCCCGCTCTTCGGCCGCAACGTCACCGCCTACGCGCACGGCCGGGTGGTCGACCTGGCGCTGATGACCGAGTACCTCACACGCAGACATCTCGGTCACCTGCCACGGGAAGCCGAAGCCCAAGGTGCCTGTGACTACTACCACGGCACCCGAGCGATGAACGGCGGCAACGACCCCACCCACGACGAAGCGGTCGCCGTGACGCTCAGCTCTGTCCGTGTGTGCATCCCGCACTACCGTGCCCGGCACTGGCGACTCGAGACCAGCCGCAAGCCGATCTTCCTCACCTCTGACGCACCCCTCGTACTTTGGCGCCCGGAAACACCGAGTGACGCTTACCAGGGCTTCGGCCTGGAGGGCGCCCACGAGATCAGGTTCCCCGTCAGCCCCACCGCCCAGCTCGTGCTTACCCCCGGACACGGCACATCCGCCGATGAGGTCAAGCTCAGCCGAGTACGCAGCTGCAACCAGGACCTCACGGACAGCTGCGAGCAGGTCGTCATCGGGCACCCGGACCGGCACGCAGCACTCGACAAGGTTCAGCTGAGCAAACGGGGGCCCACACTGCGCTTCAACACCGCTCCCGGCATCCGGAAGAACCCGGACGGCACGGAGGAGCCCATGGGCGACATCTTGCACATGTACACCACTCGCCGCTGA
- a CDS encoding carboxymuconolactone decarboxylase family protein yields the protein MNQDLYDQGITMRRKVLGDAHVDASLAAATGFSRDLQEYVTQYCWGDIWNRPGLTLQERSLVNLAMITALNRGHEFKAHVRGAINNGVTVEQIKEVLMQTAFYCGGPAALEAFRLAAEVIAQMDTESK from the coding sequence ATGAACCAGGACCTGTACGACCAGGGCATCACGATGCGCCGGAAGGTGCTCGGCGACGCGCACGTGGACGCTTCGCTGGCCGCGGCCACCGGCTTCTCCCGCGACCTGCAGGAGTACGTCACCCAGTACTGCTGGGGAGACATCTGGAACCGCCCCGGCCTGACGCTGCAGGAGCGCAGCCTCGTCAACCTTGCGATGATCACCGCCCTCAACCGCGGCCACGAGTTCAAGGCGCACGTCCGTGGCGCGATCAACAACGGCGTCACCGTCGAGCAGATCAAGGAGGTCCTCATGCAGACCGCCTTCTACTGCGGCGGTCCCGCTGCTCTCGAGGCCTTCCGTCTCGCCGCCGAGGTCATCGCCCAGATGGACACCGAGTCGAAATGA
- the cas5e gene encoding type I-E CRISPR-associated protein Cas5/CasD — protein sequence MTTTGLILRLSGLLQSWGERGVFHHRDTAPFPTRSALIGMFAAAQGRTREEALAPYPKFPDTPDHRDLTFTLRIDRPGTLYRDYHTVGGGRPPEESLHTAKGGHRPPAGSTLISHRDYLAGAVFTAAVQGPDALITHIADTLNQPRYAPFLGRRTCVPDEPLVLARTDDPLTELRERVPLSLSTPPRPGADSVPVTFVFEHPPPGDSTAYPDRESAGEPVDFTTAGRRHLPRPLWFTTEELPARLYAGPRPIDALAAYMHGTHL from the coding sequence GTGACCACCACCGGCCTGATCCTGCGCCTGTCCGGGCTCCTGCAGTCCTGGGGAGAACGCGGGGTGTTCCACCACCGCGACACGGCCCCCTTCCCCACCCGCTCCGCCCTGATCGGCATGTTCGCCGCCGCCCAGGGCCGCACCCGCGAAGAAGCCCTCGCCCCCTATCCGAAGTTCCCGGACACACCGGACCACCGCGACCTGACCTTCACCCTCAGGATCGACCGCCCCGGCACCCTCTACCGCGACTACCACACCGTGGGAGGCGGCCGCCCGCCCGAGGAGAGCCTGCACACCGCGAAGGGCGGACACCGCCCACCGGCTGGCTCCACCCTCATCTCTCACCGCGACTACCTCGCCGGCGCCGTCTTCACCGCCGCGGTCCAGGGCCCCGACGCCCTCATCACCCACATCGCCGACACCCTCAACCAGCCGCGCTACGCCCCCTTCCTCGGCCGCCGCACCTGCGTTCCCGACGAGCCGCTCGTCCTCGCCCGCACCGACGACCCGCTCACCGAACTCCGCGAGCGCGTTCCCCTCAGCCTCAGCACACCACCCCGCCCCGGCGCTGACAGCGTCCCCGTCACCTTCGTCTTCGAACACCCGCCTCCCGGCGACAGCACCGCCTACCCCGACCGGGAATCGGCCGGCGAACCGGTCGACTTCACCACCGCAGGCCGACGCCACCTACCTCGCCCCCTGTGGTTCACCACCGAAGAACTTCCCGCCCGCCTCTACGCCGGGCCGCGCCCCATCGACGCCCTGGCCGCCTACATGCACGGAACACACCTGTGA
- a CDS encoding aldehyde dehydrogenase family protein, translating into MSENDAVLTHWINGKTVAAATSRPGENPATGGAGAETGLGSAADADLAVRAAATAAPGWRRFPSMDRGRLLSAVADRLRADVDRLAELESADTGKPLVLSAAEIRGSADYFEFYAGLVNLPAGDVLDIQPDLHVYTRREPFGVIGVITPWNLPINQAARACAPALAAGNTIVAKPAESTSRTTLELARIATEAGLPDGVFNVVLGRGSEVGTAIVEHPLVRKVAFTGSVRVGQEIGRIAADRVLPLTLELGGKSANIVFADADLEFAASEAVRAFVTNAGQVCSSGTRLLVERSVHDTFVEAVARIAAAVRPGENLGPMITRDQYETVQRYFKVAAEEGATPVTGGHVATVPGREGGFYVEPTVYTGVTNDMTVAREEVFGPVLAVIPFDTEDEAVAIANDSDFGLVGGVFTADISRAFRVAESIEAGQVYVNSWSTQSVQMPFGGHKLSGYGREKGIEALLHYSHVKSISVRLAPA; encoded by the coding sequence TTGAGCGAGAACGATGCGGTGCTGACGCACTGGATCAACGGGAAGACGGTGGCCGCGGCCACCTCGCGACCCGGCGAGAACCCCGCCACCGGTGGCGCCGGAGCCGAGACCGGCCTGGGCAGCGCGGCCGATGCCGACCTGGCCGTCCGCGCGGCTGCCACGGCGGCCCCCGGCTGGCGCCGGTTCCCCTCGATGGACCGCGGCCGGCTGCTCTCGGCCGTCGCGGACCGGCTGCGCGCCGATGTCGACCGGCTCGCCGAACTCGAGTCCGCCGACACCGGCAAGCCGCTGGTGCTCTCGGCGGCCGAGATCCGAGGCAGCGCCGACTACTTCGAGTTCTACGCCGGTCTGGTCAACCTGCCGGCCGGTGACGTCCTCGACATCCAGCCCGATCTGCACGTCTACACCCGTCGTGAGCCCTTCGGAGTGATCGGGGTGATCACTCCGTGGAACCTGCCGATCAATCAGGCGGCACGGGCGTGTGCACCGGCGCTGGCCGCCGGCAACACCATCGTCGCCAAGCCGGCCGAATCCACGTCGCGTACGACGCTCGAGCTGGCCCGGATCGCCACCGAGGCGGGCCTGCCCGACGGGGTGTTCAACGTCGTACTCGGCCGCGGCAGCGAGGTCGGCACCGCGATCGTCGAACACCCCCTGGTCCGCAAGGTGGCCTTCACCGGCTCCGTGCGGGTCGGCCAGGAAATCGGGCGGATCGCCGCCGACCGGGTGCTGCCGCTCACTCTCGAACTCGGCGGCAAGTCGGCCAACATCGTCTTCGCCGATGCCGACCTGGAGTTCGCGGCGAGCGAGGCCGTGCGTGCCTTCGTCACCAACGCCGGACAGGTGTGCTCCTCCGGCACCCGCCTGCTGGTCGAGCGTTCCGTGCACGACACGTTCGTCGAGGCAGTCGCCCGCATCGCTGCCGCCGTACGGCCCGGGGAGAACCTCGGTCCGATGATCACCCGCGACCAGTACGAGACGGTGCAGCGCTATTTCAAGGTCGCCGCCGAGGAGGGCGCGACCCCCGTGACCGGTGGCCATGTCGCCACGGTGCCGGGCCGGGAGGGCGGTTTCTACGTCGAACCGACCGTCTACACCGGCGTCACCAACGACATGACGGTAGCTCGCGAGGAGGTCTTCGGGCCCGTGCTCGCGGTGATCCCGTTCGACACCGAGGACGAGGCGGTCGCGATCGCGAACGACTCCGACTTCGGTCTCGTCGGTGGCGTCTTCACCGCGGACATCTCCCGTGCCTTCCGGGTCGCGGAGTCGATCGAGGCCGGCCAGGTCTACGTCAACTCCTGGTCGACCCAGTCGGTGCAGATGCCCTTCGGCGGCCACAAGCTCAGCGGCTACGGCCGGGAGAAGGGCATCGAGGCGCTGCTGCACTACTCCCACGTGAAGAGCATCAGCGTCCGGCTCGCCCCAGCCTGA
- a CDS encoding FAD-dependent oxidoreductase: MSDQARHAEVAGAGFAGLTAGIALARKGWSVRLHEQNDELRDFGAGILLWRNAMLALEVIGVAATIRERGVLPDSYDTSLGGELVSEEIPGFPYWAITRPELHALLTDAAREAGVEIVAGSKAVAAEPAGVLVLEDGSRLEADLVVATDGAGSAVRNSLPALVQERKKYQDGVCRVLIPRPDEFKGEEWDRVIDFWTLEPDAMRILFIPTGPDTIYMGMMASTANERASRIPVDAEVWSERFPHLAGAIELAGVATGGRHDAYQTNKVTPWSDNRVVLVGDAAHAMCPALGQGASVGIVNAVELAHTLDQYDDITEALAVWEERERPMSDAAQARSAFMAETRTMAKGNGFSAEVMETANFELSAAGPDVLALYPVPEGARP; encoded by the coding sequence ATGAGTGACCAGGCCCGTCACGCCGAAGTCGCCGGCGCCGGTTTCGCCGGGCTGACCGCCGGCATCGCCCTCGCCCGCAAGGGATGGAGCGTCCGCCTGCACGAACAGAACGACGAACTGCGCGACTTCGGCGCCGGCATCCTGTTGTGGCGCAACGCGATGCTCGCGCTCGAGGTGATCGGCGTCGCCGCGACGATCCGCGAGCGGGGTGTCCTGCCCGACTCCTACGACACCAGCCTGGGCGGTGAACTCGTGTCCGAGGAGATCCCGGGCTTCCCGTACTGGGCGATCACCCGCCCCGAGCTGCACGCCCTGCTGACCGATGCCGCCCGTGAGGCCGGTGTCGAGATCGTGGCCGGTTCGAAGGCGGTGGCCGCCGAGCCGGCCGGCGTACTGGTGCTCGAGGACGGGAGCCGGCTCGAGGCGGACCTCGTGGTCGCCACCGACGGTGCCGGCTCGGCTGTCCGTAATTCGCTGCCCGCCCTGGTGCAGGAGCGGAAGAAGTACCAGGACGGCGTCTGCCGGGTACTGATCCCGCGGCCCGACGAGTTCAAGGGCGAGGAGTGGGACCGGGTCATCGACTTCTGGACCCTCGAGCCGGATGCCATGCGGATCCTGTTCATCCCGACCGGGCCGGACACGATCTACATGGGCATGATGGCCTCGACCGCCAATGAGCGTGCCTCACGGATTCCGGTCGATGCCGAGGTGTGGTCCGAGCGTTTCCCGCATCTGGCCGGCGCGATCGAGCTCGCCGGTGTGGCCACCGGCGGACGTCACGACGCCTACCAGACCAACAAGGTGACGCCGTGGTCCGACAACCGCGTCGTCCTCGTCGGTGATGCCGCCCACGCGATGTGCCCGGCACTCGGCCAGGGCGCCAGCGTCGGCATCGTCAATGCCGTCGAGCTGGCGCACACGCTCGACCAGTACGACGACATCACCGAGGCCCTTGCCGTCTGGGAGGAACGCGAGCGCCCGATGTCGGATGCCGCGCAGGCCCGTAGTGCCTTCATGGCCGAGACCCGCACGATGGCGAAGGGCAACGGCTTCTCCGCCGAAGTGATGGAGACCGCCAACTTCGAACTCTCCGCCGCGGGACCCGACGTACTCGCTCTGTATCCGGTGCCGGAAGGGGCACGGCCGTGA
- a CDS encoding type I-E CRISPR-associated protein Cas6/Cse3/CasE: MFVQTAHQPDLTSLPRHYASAQSRDLTAMFTGLQPGLPVHYRINAAPLASRSATAVRDPVTGGRRGKRTPLAGDDALAWWHRRATAAGLEIITGHGTPRPFPRRDRSTGPHYRLTQFNGTARITDPHLLAHALTNGIGKGKPYGAGMLSLVPA; this comes from the coding sequence GTGTTCGTCCAAACCGCCCACCAACCCGACCTGACCTCCCTGCCCCGGCACTACGCCAGCGCCCAAAGCCGTGATCTCACCGCCATGTTCACAGGTCTGCAACCCGGCCTCCCCGTGCACTACCGCATCAACGCGGCACCCCTCGCCAGCCGCTCGGCCACCGCCGTGCGCGACCCCGTCACCGGCGGCCGCCGTGGCAAGCGCACCCCCCTGGCCGGCGACGACGCACTGGCCTGGTGGCACCGCCGTGCCACCGCGGCAGGACTCGAGATCATCACCGGCCACGGCACCCCACGGCCCTTCCCCCGCCGCGATCGCAGCACAGGACCGCACTACCGGCTGACCCAGTTCAACGGCACCGCCCGCATCACCGACCCTCACCTCCTCGCGCACGCACTGACCAACGGCATCGGCAAAGGCAAACCGTACGGCGCAGGCATGCTCTCCCTCGTCCCAGCCTGA
- a CDS encoding competence protein CoiA family protein: MGQRPRDLLQCLTDYDNGQCQCALADKTPWMFVRRQRSGSQVIWVAAHLPLTHIATAQESEKHKAMKERIARSAARHGLDVQVEARSPDGRMISDVLVSGAGARVGWEAQYSPISSGSVRRRSTKARDNNIAPLWVTGDASSALIDRAPWARVDDVPWQRIASPLAMVIRGGVRHLQVWKCDTSSERPCPTTGQACGKYHSGWFLPALCLPQERATLLDELVVTSADGEHVPLRVRNMHDPRRVSYLWALESDVTRWHNLDDGNSAPPDSEAADDEPVTFTEEELDSSCRYGEESHHRSDPRPRRDMSSATGLHTFEHAPNEPYRIPSRPVQLQLSTRERVAVSRELNCPPWEIGPCTVCATPIHRYGTNSPSPARPAEPPRHRIDPEKHRALPRALAKMQLRNPQTRASGGDSVLFFFEAMP, encoded by the coding sequence GTGGGGCAGCGGCCACGCGACCTGCTGCAGTGCCTGACCGACTACGACAACGGCCAGTGCCAGTGCGCGCTGGCTGACAAGACGCCTTGGATGTTCGTGCGCCGTCAGCGCAGTGGCAGTCAGGTGATATGGGTGGCGGCGCATCTGCCGCTGACGCACATCGCCACCGCGCAGGAGAGCGAGAAGCACAAGGCGATGAAGGAACGGATCGCCCGCTCTGCTGCCCGGCACGGCTTGGACGTCCAGGTGGAGGCTCGCTCCCCGGACGGCCGGATGATCTCCGACGTCCTGGTGTCCGGGGCAGGCGCCCGAGTCGGCTGGGAAGCCCAGTACTCCCCCATCAGCTCGGGCAGCGTCCGCAGACGCTCCACGAAGGCCCGTGACAACAACATCGCCCCGTTGTGGGTGACCGGGGACGCGTCGTCGGCGCTCATCGACCGGGCTCCGTGGGCGAGGGTCGACGACGTTCCCTGGCAGCGCATCGCCTCGCCTCTGGCCATGGTCATCCGCGGCGGTGTGCGCCATCTGCAGGTCTGGAAATGCGACACCAGCAGCGAGCGGCCATGCCCCACCACCGGGCAGGCATGCGGCAAGTATCACAGCGGATGGTTCCTGCCGGCCCTGTGCCTCCCGCAAGAACGTGCCACCCTGCTCGACGAACTCGTCGTCACCAGCGCGGACGGCGAGCACGTCCCCTTGCGCGTGCGCAACATGCACGACCCCCGCCGCGTCTCCTACCTCTGGGCCCTCGAAAGCGATGTGACGCGCTGGCACAACCTCGACGACGGGAACAGCGCGCCGCCGGACAGCGAAGCGGCAGACGACGAGCCGGTCACCTTCACCGAGGAAGAGCTCGACAGTTCATGCCGCTACGGAGAGGAAAGCCACCACCGCAGTGATCCCCGGCCACGGAGGGACATGTCCTCCGCCACCGGCTTGCACACCTTCGAACACGCCCCCAACGAGCCCTATCGCATCCCCAGCCGACCCGTGCAGCTACAGCTGTCCACCCGTGAACGCGTCGCCGTCTCCCGCGAGTTGAATTGCCCGCCCTGGGAAATCGGCCCGTGCACGGTGTGCGCCACCCCGATACACCGCTACGGCACCAACAGCCCCTCGCCTGCCCGGCCTGCCGAACCCCCGCGCCATCGTATTGATCCGGAGAAGCACCGAGCCCTCCCTCGCGCGCTTGCTAAAATGCAGCTCAGGAACCCTCAGACCCGCGCCAGCGGGGGTGACTCGGTCCTGTTCTTCTTCGAGGCGATGCCGTAG
- a CDS encoding type I-E CRISPR-associated protein Cas6/Cse3/CasE, which translates to MTTLTRIVLNPRHRAVRNDLADSRQLHKTLMRLVPDNLGPSPAPPPGSSTASNPQPSPSCSSKPPTNPT; encoded by the coding sequence GTGACCACACTGACGCGTATCGTCCTCAACCCCCGCCACCGCGCGGTCCGCAACGACCTCGCGGACTCCCGCCAGCTGCACAAAACGCTCATGCGCCTGGTCCCCGACAACCTCGGGCCGTCCCCCGCGCCGCCGCCGGGCTCCTCTACCGCCTCGAACCCGCAGCCGAGCCCGTCGTGTTCGTCCAAACCGCCCACCAACCCGACCTGA
- a CDS encoding MBL fold metallo-hydrolase — translation MIGDVEIIRIQEYAGPSPAVPAKVFPDSDPSYWHDNADRLSPDFFDAGTGTLRSVLHSWLIRSQGRLILLDTGAGNDKERPYASVYGHHHTGYLENLAAVGVAPDDIDVVVNTHLHVDHVGWNTRLDGRSWIPTFPHAEYLMTSEDFEFWNPLLHPREPGDGNQNVYEDSVAPVHEAGLVRLWSGRHRLDDDLVLEATPGHTPGSAILRIESGGQGALFVGDILHSPVQIAAPDVNSCFCEDPAQARAQRRRLLAEASERNLLVFPGHFGGHSACRVAADANAFVITDWADLARI, via the coding sequence ATGATCGGCGATGTCGAGATCATCCGAATCCAGGAGTACGCCGGGCCAAGCCCCGCGGTCCCGGCGAAGGTGTTCCCGGACAGCGACCCGTCCTACTGGCACGACAACGCCGACCGGCTCTCGCCGGACTTCTTCGACGCGGGCACGGGCACCTTGCGTTCGGTGCTGCACTCCTGGCTGATCCGCAGCCAGGGGCGCCTGATCCTCCTCGACACGGGTGCCGGCAACGACAAGGAACGGCCGTACGCCTCCGTATACGGTCACCACCACACCGGGTACCTGGAGAACCTTGCCGCCGTCGGGGTCGCGCCGGACGACATCGATGTGGTCGTCAACACGCACCTCCACGTCGACCACGTCGGCTGGAACACCCGCCTCGACGGCCGTTCCTGGATCCCGACGTTCCCCCACGCGGAATACCTGATGACCTCGGAGGACTTCGAGTTCTGGAACCCCCTGCTGCACCCGAGGGAACCCGGCGACGGCAACCAGAACGTCTACGAGGACAGCGTCGCCCCGGTCCACGAGGCGGGCCTCGTCCGCCTCTGGAGCGGCCGCCACCGGCTGGACGACGACCTGGTGCTCGAGGCCACGCCGGGCCACACGCCGGGCTCCGCGATCCTGCGGATCGAGTCGGGAGGGCAGGGCGCGCTGTTCGTCGGCGACATCCTGCACTCACCGGTGCAGATCGCCGCACCGGACGTGAACAGCTGCTTCTGCGAGGACCCGGCCCAGGCGCGCGCCCAGCGGCGCCGGCTCCTGGCCGAGGCGAGCGAGCGCAACCTGCTCGTCTTCCCCGGTCACTTCGGCGGACACTCCGCCTGTCGCGTCGCCGCTGACGCCAACGCGTTCGTCATCACCGACTGGGCCGACCTGGCCCGGATCTGA
- a CDS encoding NAD(P)-dependent oxidoreductase — MSELRTLGFIGLGKMGTPMASLLHRAGFALVVGDLDEQAVAGFVEEHPGTTAATGPSSYGEADALVLMVPNSAVVEAVLETDGVAAALRPATLVVDMSSSVPTRTRALAARLTGAGLRFVDAPVSGGVRGAVAGKLAVMAGGERSDLDQLVPVFEPLASTVIVVGPVGSGHAAKALNNLVSAATISVTVEALQLGERFGITPETMTEVLNSSSGRSNTSENKVIQFMTSGTFGSGFALHLMAKDVGIAVDLADDLHQEAEVAHEVARQWSRIAAAVSAATDHTQMYELIGARR, encoded by the coding sequence ATGAGCGAATTGCGAACCCTGGGCTTCATCGGCCTGGGGAAGATGGGTACACCGATGGCCTCCCTGCTCCACCGGGCCGGCTTCGCCCTCGTCGTCGGCGATCTCGACGAACAGGCGGTCGCCGGCTTCGTCGAGGAGCACCCCGGTACCACCGCCGCGACGGGTCCCTCATCGTACGGCGAGGCCGACGCGCTGGTGCTGATGGTCCCCAACAGCGCGGTCGTCGAGGCCGTGCTCGAAACCGACGGTGTCGCCGCCGCACTGCGACCCGCAACGCTCGTCGTGGACATGAGTTCCTCGGTACCCACGCGTACCCGGGCGCTGGCCGCCCGGCTGACCGGGGCAGGCCTGCGCTTCGTGGACGCGCCCGTTTCCGGTGGGGTTCGCGGTGCCGTCGCCGGGAAGCTGGCCGTGATGGCCGGAGGGGAGCGGTCCGATCTCGACCAGCTGGTGCCGGTCTTCGAGCCGCTCGCGTCCACGGTGATCGTGGTCGGACCGGTCGGTTCGGGCCACGCCGCAAAGGCGCTGAACAATCTCGTTTCGGCCGCGACCATTTCGGTCACGGTCGAGGCACTCCAGCTGGGGGAGCGGTTCGGGATCACCCCGGAGACCATGACCGAGGTGCTGAACAGTTCCTCGGGCCGCTCCAACACCAGTGAGAACAAGGTCATCCAGTTCATGACGAGCGGCACCTTCGGGTCCGGCTTCGCCCTCCATCTGATGGCCAAGGACGTCGGCATCGCCGTCGACCTGGCCGACGACCTCCACCAGGAGGCCGAGGTCGCCCACGAGGTGGCCCGACAGTGGAGCCGGATCGCCGCCGCGGTCTCCGCTGCGACCGACCACACCCAGATGTACGAGCTGATCGGAGCACGGCGTTGA